In the Kitasatospora terrestris genome, one interval contains:
- the thpR gene encoding RNA 2',3'-cyclic phosphodiesterase — protein sequence MRLFVAVNPPVEALQELSDAAAPLHGLSGADRLRWSEPDGWHLTLAFLGEVPAADVEAMADRLERVASEHGAHRLRLAGAGCFGDRVLWVGVDGETWALRRLAEGVREAVEEAGAESDRHGFHPHLTLARAGSSHGTRRAVRRLAAGELRLMAAALEGWQGREWEAGALHLMRSEFGYGPARYTSLRSWPLARWEA from the coding sequence GCGTTGCAGGAGCTCTCCGACGCGGCGGCGCCGCTGCACGGGCTGTCCGGAGCGGACCGGCTGCGCTGGAGCGAGCCGGACGGCTGGCACCTGACGCTGGCGTTCCTGGGCGAGGTGCCGGCCGCGGACGTCGAGGCGATGGCCGACCGGCTGGAGCGGGTGGCGTCCGAGCACGGGGCGCACCGGTTGCGGCTGGCGGGCGCGGGCTGCTTCGGCGACCGGGTGCTGTGGGTCGGCGTGGACGGCGAGACGTGGGCGCTGCGACGGCTCGCGGAGGGGGTGCGGGAGGCGGTGGAGGAGGCCGGGGCCGAGTCGGACCGGCACGGCTTCCATCCGCACCTGACGCTCGCCCGGGCGGGCTCCTCGCACGGCACGCGTCGCGCGGTGCGCCGCCTGGCCGCGGGGGAGCTGCGGCTGATGGCGGCGGCGCTGGAGGGCTGGCAGGGCCGAGAGTGGGAGGCGGGCGCGCTGCACCTGATGCGCAGCGAGTTCGGCTACGGCCCGGCCCGGTACACCTCGCTCAGGTCCTGGCCGCTGGCCAGGTGGGAGGCGTGA